TCATTGACCGCCTTGATCAGCTTCAAACCCCTGTGTTCATGGGCAATATGCTGCGGCAACTTATCCACAGGCGTCAGGCCTTTACCCAGGTCGTGCAGCAGGCAAGCCCAGCGTACGGTCAGCGGTTGCCGATGCACGGCGGCCTGTTCCAGCACGCTTAGGGTGTGCACGCCCGTATCGATTTCAGGGTGGTGTGCCACGGGTTGCGGCACGCCGAACAGCGCATTGATTTCTGGCATCAGGGTTTTCAACGCATTGCAGTCGCGTAACACCTGAATAAATACCTGAGGTTGATCTTCCATCAGTGCGCGAGAGATTTCTTTCCAACTGCGTTCGGGCGTCAGGGCCTCCAGTTCGCCGGATTCGCTGAGTTGGCGCATCAACTCGAGGGTTTCCGGCGCCACTGTGAAACCCAGGTGTGCATAACGCGCGGCAAAACGCGCGACTCTGAGTACGCGTAACGGATCTTCGGCAAACGCCGGGGATACATGCCGCAGTATGCGGGCTTGCAGGTCTTGTTGGCCGTGATAGGGGTCGGTCAGGTTGCCGTCATCGTCTTGCGCCATGGCATTGATAGTCAGGTCGCGCCGAATCAGGTCTTCCTCCAGCGTAACGTCTGGGCTTGCATGGAATACAAAGCCGCCGTAGCCCTTGCCGCTCTTGCGTTCGGTGCGGGCGAGGGCGTACTCATCGCCGTTTTTCGGGTCCAGGAACACCGGGAAATCAGCCCCGACCGGCTTGAAACCCTTGGCGAGCATTTCTTCAGTGGTCGCGCCGACAACGACGCGGTCGATGTCAGTAACGTCGATGCCCAGCAAGCGGTCGCGCACCGCGCCACCAACTTTATAGATTTTCATGAAAAAGCCTCCATTAGCGGCACAGGATAACGCCTGTCCCTGGCCAATGGAGGCTTTGCTGTTTCACAGATGGACGACGGCCATGTCCAGGCAACCGTAGTCATTATCGTTGTGGTCGCTGCGCGGCGGAACATGATGAGTCTTCATCACCTGATCGCCCTGCAGGGTTTCCAAGTGAATATCGAAGCCCCACAGGCGATGCAGGTGCTTGAGCACTTCCTCGGTGGAGTCCCCCAGGGGTTTGCGATCATGTTGCTGATGACGCAGGGTCAGCGAGCGGTCGCCGCGCACATCGATGCTGTAGATCTGCACGTTGGGTTCGCGATTGCCCAGGTTGTATTGCGCGGCCAGCGTCTCGCGAATAATGCGATAGCCCGGTTCATCATGGATGGCCGGTACCACCAGGTCGTCCTTGAGGTCGTCATCGAGAATGCTGAACAACTTCAGGTCACGGATCACCTTGGGCGACAGGTACTGCAGGATGAAGCTCTCGTCCTTGAAGCTGCTCATGGCGAACTTGATGGTGGACAGCCAGTCGCTGCCAGCGATTTCCGGGAACCAACGGCGGTCCTCCTCGGTGGGGTTTTCGCACATGCGCCGGATATCGCGGTACATCGCAAACCCCAGGGCGTAGGGGTTTATACCGTTGTAATACGGGCTGTCGAAACCTGGCTGGAACACGACGCTGGTGTGGGACGTTAGGAACTCCATCATGAAGCCGTCGGTGACCAGGCCTTCGTCGTACAAGTCGTTCATCAGGGTGTAGTGCCAGAAGGTGGCCCACCCCTCGTTCATCACCTGGGTCTGGCGCTGCGGGTAAAAATACTGGGCAATTTTGCGCACGATTCGCACAATCTCGCGCTGCCACGGCTCCAGCAGCGGAGCGTGCTTTTCCAGAAAATACAGAATGTTTTCCTGAGGTTCGGCGGGGAAGCGTGCATTATCCTTGTCGTTGTTTTTACCGGCGCGCTTGGGGATGGTGCGCCACAGGTCGTTAATCTGTTTCTGCAGGTGTTCTTCGCGCTCTTTCTGACGCAGGCGTTCTTCTTCGGCGGAAATCGGGTAAGGGCGTTTGTAGCGGTCGACCCCGTAATTCATCAGCGCGTGGCAGGAGTCGAGCAGGTCTTCCACCGCGTCGATGCCATGGCGCTCTTCGCATTGCATGATGTACTGCTTGGCGAACACCAGGTAATCAATGATCGAACTGGCGTCGGTCCAGGTGCGGAACAGGTAATTGCCTTTGAAAAAGCTGTTATGCCCATAGCAGGCGTGGGCGACCACCAGTGCCTGCATGCAGATGGTGTTTTCCTCCATCAGGTAAGCAATGCACGGGTCTGAGTTGATCACGATTTCGTAAGCCAGGCCCATCTGGCCGCGGCTGTAGGACTTTTCGGTGCTAAGGAAGTGCTTGCCGTAGGACCAATGGTGATAGCCCAGGGGCATGCCGACCGAGGCATAGGCGTCCATCATCTGCTCGGCGGTGATTACCTCAATCTGGTTGGGGTAAGTGTCCAGGGCATAACCCGCCGCGATACGGCTGATTTCCCGGTCATAGGCCTGGATCAGTTCGAAGGTCCATTCGGACCCGGTGGAAATGGGTTGGCGCTTAGTCTCTTTTTTGGCGGTCATGTCACTAACCTGCGCTGGAAGAGTTCACGGAAGACCGGATAGATATCGCCGGCCGAGACCAGTTGTTGCTGGGCGAACGTGTCGGCGAAGGCTTCGCCGATACGCTCGTATTCGAACCACAGGGCCTGGTGCTCCCGAGGGGTGATTTCGACATAGGTGTAGTACTGCACGAACGGCATGATCTGGTTGATCAAAATGTCGCGGCAGATCGGCGAATCGTCGTTCCAGTTGTCGCCGTCGGAGGCTTGGGCTGCGTAGATGTTCCATTCGTTGGCGGGGTAACGTTCAGCCATGATCTCCTGCATCAGTTTCAATGCACTGGAGACGATGGTGCCGCCGGTTTCGCGCGAGTAGAAAAACTCCTCTTCGTCCACCTCCCGTGCGCTGGTGTGGTGACGGATGAAAACTACGTCGATCTTGTCGTAATTACGCTTGAGGAACAGGTACAGCAGGATAAAGAAGCGTTTGGCGATGTCTTTGGTGGCCTGGGTCATGGATCCGGACACATCCATCAGGCAGAACATCACTGCCTTTGAGCTGGGGTTGGGTTGCTTGACCAGCAGGTTGTATTTCAGGTCGAAGGTATCGAGGAACGGCACGCGGCGAATCCGCGCGCTGAGTTTTTCGATTTCCGTCTCGATTTCCTGGATATCGCCGAAGTTATCCGGTTCTTCGCGCTTTAACCGCGCCAACTCTTCCTTGGCCTGTTTGAGCTTGGCGCGGCTGCTGCCCGATAGGGCAATACGCCGGGCGTGGGCCGAGCGCAGGGTTCGGATGATATTGATCCGCGAAGGGTTGCCTTCGTTGCTGATGCCGGCGCGCACCGTCTTGAAGGTGTCGGTGCCCGTGAGATTGCGTTTAACCAGATTGGGCAACTCCAGGTCCTCGAACATGAATTCGAGGAATTCTTCCTGGGTGATCTGGAACACAAACTCATCCATGCCCTCGCCGGAATTACCGGCCTTGCCCGGCCCCTTGCCGCCACCCCCACTTGGAGGGCGCTGGATATGCTCGCCTGTGGTGAACTCCTTGTTGCCGGGATGCACGACGGTCTGTTTGCCGCCCCGGCCGTGGTGCAGCACCGGCTCGTCGATGTCGCGTCCGGGAATGCTGATTTGTTCGCCATGCTCCATGTCGGTGATGGAGCGGCGGCTGACGGCCTCTTCCACCGCCTTTTTGATGTGGTCACGGTAACGCCGCAGGAAACGCTGGCGGTTTACCGTGCTCTTGTTCTTGCCATTGAGGCGTCGGTCGATCACATAGCTCATGGGGCCCCTCCGGGGAGCTTCAAGTCGTGAGCTTCAAGCCGCAAGGCAGAACCCGCTGACGGGCTCTGTCGCTTTTCCCTTGCCGCTTGTCGCTAGAAGCTTACAGCTGCTTCTCTCACTGCGATTTCCGAACCCGCAGGTACCATTCCGAAAGAAGGCGTACCTGTTTGTCGGTGTAGCCACGCTCGACCATTCGAGTAACGAAGTCGTTGTGTTTTTGCTGGTCCTCCTTGCTGGCCTTGGCGTTGAAGCTGATAACCGGCAGCAGATCCTCGGTGTTGGAGAACATTTTTTTCTCGATCACCACCCGCAGCTTTTCGTAGCTGAGCCAGGTCGGATTCTTGCCGTTATTGTTGGCGCGGGCACGCAACACGAAGTTGACGATTTCGTTGCGGAAATCCTTCGGATTACTGATACCTGCCGGTTTCTCGATTTTTTCCAGTTCCTCGTTGAGGGCTACGCGGTTGAGAATCTCGCCGGTTTCCGGGTCGCGGTATTCCTGGTCCTGAATCCAGAAATCTGCATACAGCACGTAGCGGTCGAAGATGTTCTGGCCGTATTCGCTGTAAGACTCCAGGTACGCGGTTTGGATTTCCTTGCCGATAAACTCGATATAGCGCGGTGCCAGGTATTCCTTGAGGAATCGCAGGTAACGCTCGCGGGTCTCGGCCTGGAACTGTTCCTGTTCGATCTGCTGCTCCAGCACATAAAGCAGGTGCACCGGGTTGGCGGCAATTTCGTGGGGGTCGAAGTTGAACACTTTGGACAGGATCTTGAACGCAAAACGCGTCGACAGGCCGTTCATGCCCTCGTCCACGCCGGCGGAGTCGCGATATTCCTGAATCGACTTGGCCTTGGGGTCGGTGTCCTTGAGGTTTTCGCCGTCGTACACGCGCATCTTGGAGTAGATATTCGAGTTTTCCGGTTCTTTCAAGCGCGACAGCACGGTGAATTGAGCGAGCATTTTCAAGGTGTCGGGCGCGCAATGGGCCTTGGACAGGGAGCTGTTGAACAGCAATTTGTCATAGATCTTGATTTCATCACTGACCCGCAGGCAGTACGGTACCTTGACGATGTAGATCCGATCGATGAACGCCTCGTTGTTCTTGTTGTTGCGGAAGGTGTGCCATTCCGATTCGTTGGAGTGGGCCAGCAGGATCCCGGTGAACGGAATCGCTCCCAGGCCTTCGGTGCTGTTGTAGTTGCCTTCCTGAGTGGCGGTCAGCAGTGGGTGCAGCACCTTGATCGGTGCCTTGAACATTTCCACGAACTCCATCAGGCCTTGGTTGGCCCGGCACAATGCGCCCGAGTAACTGTAGGCGTCGGCGTCGTTCTGCGGGAATTCTTCGAGTTTGCGGATATCGACTTTACCGACCAGCGCCGAAATATCCTGATTGTTCTCGTCGCCGGGTTCGGTCTTGGCCACGCCGATCTGGTTGAGGATCGACGGGTAGAGTTTCACCACGCGGAACTGACTGATATCACCGCCAAACTCCGCCAGGCGCTTGGTAGCCCAGGGCGACATGATGGTGTTGAGGTAGCGCCGTGGAATGCCGAAGTCCTCTTCGAGAATCGCGCCGTCTTCCGTGGCGTTGAACAGGCCCAGGGGCGACTCGAAAACGGGTGAGCCCTTGATAGCGTAGAAGGGCACCTTCTCGATCAACTGTTTGAGTTTTTCGGCCAGGGACGACTTACCGCCGCCGACGGGGCCGAGCAGGTAGAGGATCTGTTTCTTCTCTTCCAGGCCTTGGGCGGCATGGCGGAAGTAGGAAACGATCTGGTCGATGCATTCTTCCATGCCGTGGAAGTCTTCAAAGGCCGGATAGCGGCGGATCACCTTGTTGGAGAATATTCGTGACAGGCGCGAATTATTCGAGGTGTCTACCAGCTCCGGCTCGCCGATCGCCAGCAGCAGGCGTTCGGCAGCGGA
The sequence above is drawn from the Pseudomonas quebecensis genome and encodes:
- a CDS encoding multifunctional CCA addition/repair protein; translation: MKIYKVGGAVRDRLLGIDVTDIDRVVVGATTEEMLAKGFKPVGADFPVFLDPKNGDEYALARTERKSGKGYGGFVFHASPDVTLEEDLIRRDLTINAMAQDDDGNLTDPYHGQQDLQARILRHVSPAFAEDPLRVLRVARFAARYAHLGFTVAPETLELMRQLSESGELEALTPERSWKEISRALMEDQPQVFIQVLRDCNALKTLMPEINALFGVPQPVAHHPEIDTGVHTLSVLEQAAVHRQPLTVRWACLLHDLGKGLTPVDKLPQHIAHEHRGLKLIKAVNERFKVPRDCQELALLVGQYHTHGHRALELKASTLLELLQSFDVYRRPQRFEEFVVACEMDARGRKGLEQRSYPQADYLRGAAQAARGVAVAPLLEKGFKGPELGEALKRERLKALKAYKEKCAL
- a CDS encoding SpoVR family protein; translation: MTAKKETKRQPISTGSEWTFELIQAYDREISRIAAGYALDTYPNQIEVITAEQMMDAYASVGMPLGYHHWSYGKHFLSTEKSYSRGQMGLAYEIVINSDPCIAYLMEENTICMQALVVAHACYGHNSFFKGNYLFRTWTDASSIIDYLVFAKQYIMQCEERHGIDAVEDLLDSCHALMNYGVDRYKRPYPISAEEERLRQKEREEHLQKQINDLWRTIPKRAGKNNDKDNARFPAEPQENILYFLEKHAPLLEPWQREIVRIVRKIAQYFYPQRQTQVMNEGWATFWHYTLMNDLYDEGLVTDGFMMEFLTSHTSVVFQPGFDSPYYNGINPYALGFAMYRDIRRMCENPTEEDRRWFPEIAGSDWLSTIKFAMSSFKDESFILQYLSPKVIRDLKLFSILDDDLKDDLVVPAIHDEPGYRIIRETLAAQYNLGNREPNVQIYSIDVRGDRSLTLRHQQHDRKPLGDSTEEVLKHLHRLWGFDIHLETLQGDQVMKTHHVPPRSDHNDNDYGCLDMAVVHL
- a CDS encoding YeaH/YhbH family protein, whose amino-acid sequence is MSYVIDRRLNGKNKSTVNRQRFLRRYRDHIKKAVEEAVSRRSITDMEHGEQISIPGRDIDEPVLHHGRGGKQTVVHPGNKEFTTGEHIQRPPSGGGGKGPGKAGNSGEGMDEFVFQITQEEFLEFMFEDLELPNLVKRNLTGTDTFKTVRAGISNEGNPSRINIIRTLRSAHARRIALSGSSRAKLKQAKEELARLKREEPDNFGDIQEIETEIEKLSARIRRVPFLDTFDLKYNLLVKQPNPSSKAVMFCLMDVSGSMTQATKDIAKRFFILLYLFLKRNYDKIDVVFIRHHTSAREVDEEEFFYSRETGGTIVSSALKLMQEIMAERYPANEWNIYAAQASDGDNWNDDSPICRDILINQIMPFVQYYTYVEITPREHQALWFEYERIGEAFADTFAQQQLVSAGDIYPVFRELFQRRLVT
- a CDS encoding PrkA family serine protein kinase, yielding MSIFSHFQQRFASTQQEELTLQEYLDLCKQDRSAYASAAERLLLAIGEPELVDTSNNSRLSRIFSNKVIRRYPAFEDFHGMEECIDQIVSYFRHAAQGLEEKKQILYLLGPVGGGKSSLAEKLKQLIEKVPFYAIKGSPVFESPLGLFNATEDGAILEEDFGIPRRYLNTIMSPWATKRLAEFGGDISQFRVVKLYPSILNQIGVAKTEPGDENNQDISALVGKVDIRKLEEFPQNDADAYSYSGALCRANQGLMEFVEMFKAPIKVLHPLLTATQEGNYNSTEGLGAIPFTGILLAHSNESEWHTFRNNKNNEAFIDRIYIVKVPYCLRVSDEIKIYDKLLFNSSLSKAHCAPDTLKMLAQFTVLSRLKEPENSNIYSKMRVYDGENLKDTDPKAKSIQEYRDSAGVDEGMNGLSTRFAFKILSKVFNFDPHEIAANPVHLLYVLEQQIEQEQFQAETRERYLRFLKEYLAPRYIEFIGKEIQTAYLESYSEYGQNIFDRYVLYADFWIQDQEYRDPETGEILNRVALNEELEKIEKPAGISNPKDFRNEIVNFVLRARANNNGKNPTWLSYEKLRVVIEKKMFSNTEDLLPVISFNAKASKEDQQKHNDFVTRMVERGYTDKQVRLLSEWYLRVRKSQ